GTTTGCGATGCTGCGCGCGATTACGGGACTGTCCATTTACTGGATCATCATTCCGGGTTACGCGCTGGCGCTTGTTCTGACCTTTTTCGTCCCTCCCATTTTTACCGGAATCGCCTTCGACTCCGGCGGCGTTGCCAGCGGCCCCATGACGGCGACGTTTCTTCTGCCTTTGGCCATGGGCGCGTGCGAGGGCGCGGGCGGTTCCATCCTGACGGACGCGTTTGGCGTCGTCGCCATGGTGGCGATGACGCCGCTCATCTCGATCCAAATTCTCGGCGTGCTCTATAACATGCGCCTGAGGGCCGCTGCCAAACAGCCGCCGGTCAGTAAGGTTTACGACAACTTCGTTATTATCGAGTACACTCCGGAGGAGCTTGCGTATAATGACTGAGAAATTGCCCGTAATGGAACTCATGGTCACGATTGTCGACCGGACCAAAGCGCTTCAGGCCACAAATTTCTTCAAAGGGAAAAACGTTTCCCTGACGCTTTCCTGCTGGGGGAGAGGAACGGCGAGCACCGAGATTTTGGACATCCTGGGCATTGGCGAAAAGGAAAAAGTCGTGGTGTTCAGCCTGACCCCGCGTTCCTGGATTCCCGCTCTCATCACCCAGATCTCGGACGCCATGCAGCTTCGCAACGCCGGGCGGGGGATCCTTTTTACCGTACCGCTTTCATCCGTGAACCAGGGAATACCGCGTCGTTACCTGTCAGCCATTCGTGAGAAAAAAAACGAGGAGCGCGTCATGTATAAGACTAACGAAAACAAATACGAATTGATCATTGTCAGCACGGAAGATGGTTTCGTCGATTCGATCATGAAATCCGCCCGGAGCGCCGGCGCGCGCGGGGGGACCGTGATGAGGGCCCGCGCTGTCGGCGACGAAAATACGGAAAGTTTTTTCGGGTTGAAGCTGTATGATGAAATGGAAATCCTGGCAATACTGGTTCAACGCGAAGAAAAATTGAAGATCATGTCCGCCGTCAGCAAAACTCTGGCGGAGAAATCCCCGGAAATGGGCACGATCTTTTCGGTGCCGGTCGACGATGTTGTAGGAGTCGGCGCGGTCCTGGAGAGTCCCGACCCGGCGTAGCAACGAGAGATCTGAATTCGATCGTTGGCGGATCGCGCGTGAGGCGCGCGGATAATGGACGGGCATATTAAAACTTTTGCGCGATCCGTCATGTCGATTTTTATGTATTAATATGCTATACTAAAGCCGCGCGGGCCGCTTGCCCAGAAAAATAAAAAAATCCGCAAGACGGTTCGTCTTGCGGATATGCCGGTCTCGATGGTGGGCGATACAGGGTTCGAACCTGTGACCTCTTCCGTGTGAAGGAAGCGCTCTTCCACTGAGCTAATCGCCCTTTTTGTTTGCAACGTATGAGATTATAAATGCTCGGTGCGATTTTTGCAACCCCCAAAAGGGAGAAGTTGCTTGTATACGGCGTTTTGCTTTTGTGGTAAGATTTGAAAGAGTTAGATGGATAAAATGCGCTGTATGCAGTCGAATGGATACCTCATCGTGTGGGAGAGTGGCCAAAATGATCGATATGTCCTATTTAACGGGCGGAAAAATTTATTGGGACGATTGGCGTTTTGAGCCATGGCAAAGCGGCAGCGCGTCGGGGGTTTATCGTCGGGTCGATTTCATAAAAGCGGGATTGCTTGGCGAGGTTGGCCGTTATAAAGCGGATGATTACATCATCTGGAAATATGAGGATGGGGACGTCGAGCATCTGTTCAAAAATGTCAGGCACCAAAAAGGCTTAATGCTTCAACGCTATATTTTCGTCCGCCCAGAAGGGAATACCACTTCAAGGAGCAAATCTTTTCGGATGGGATTCAGCGGCTTTGTCGAGGTCTATCAGTATACGCCTCTGGGAGATTCATTGAAAAGGCTGACCGATCTTACCCAGCTCATCGATGCGGCCCACAAATATGCCTTGGCTCATAAGGGGGAGTCGTCGGTAT
The DNA window shown above is from Pyramidobacter piscolens W5455 and carries:
- a CDS encoding P-II family nitrogen regulator, producing the protein MTEKLPVMELMVTIVDRTKALQATNFFKGKNVSLTLSCWGRGTASTEILDILGIGEKEKVVVFSLTPRSWIPALITQISDAMQLRNAGRGILFTVPLSSVNQGIPRRYLSAIREKKNEERVMYKTNENKYELIIVSTEDGFVDSIMKSARSAGARGGTVMRARAVGDENTESFFGLKLYDEMEILAILVQREEKLKIMSAVSKTLAEKSPEMGTIFSVPVDDVVGVGAVLESPDPA